GATATCTCAACTCCAGTCTCAGGGAAACTGGATCTCCCAGGCACTCCAGGGAAGCAGTAGGTGATTTATCCCTTCATACCACTTCTCACGAGGCTCTTCACAAAAAGGTTTTGAAGGGCGAGGAACATAGTAACAGTTGGTATCAAAGCCACTACGGTTCCCGCCATTATCACTCCCCAGTTGTTGGCGGATTCTGCTTGCATCAACATCTTTACTCCGATTTGCACTGTCTTCATCTCATCCTGCATCGTTACTATCAGAGGCCAGAGATACATATTCCAGGCATAAACGAAGTTTATTATGGAAGCACCCGCTAGCATGTGCTTTGAAAGAGGTATCAGAATTTTCCAGAAATATTGAATATAACTTGCACCGTCTATCAGGGCAGCATCTTGAAGCTCTCTTGGGATGGTCAAAAAGTGCTGTCTCATAAGAAACGTGTTTGTGGCACTGGCCATGAAAGGAACAGTGAGAGCCCAGTATGTGTTCACCCATCCAAAAGATTTCATTATCAGAAACAGAGGTAATATCATAACTGTTTCGGCTGGAAGAAACAGCGTGGCGAAAAGGAGAGCAAACATGATCCTTTTCCCTTTGAAATTGAAATGGGAGAACGCGAATCCTGCCAGTGTACCCGTAATCAGTTTACCCAACGTAATCATTGAAGCTACTATGAGACTGTTCAGAAACAGTCTTGCTAGTGGCACATATTGAAAAGCCTCTACATAATTTTTCCAGTGGAAACTGGTGGGAAAGAACTTGGGAGGATAGGAAAAAACCGCTTCGGGTCTTTGAAAACTGATCGTTATGGCTAGGAATAAAGGCAACGCCATAATCACAGTGATCGCTATCAGGATTATCTCGTAAAGTACAACGATTGACCTTTTCTTTTTCATCTTTCTCTCCCCCGTTATTACGTTATTGATAGTGGACCCTTCTTTCCCCAAATTTGAA
This genomic interval from Thermotoga sp. contains the following:
- a CDS encoding carbohydrate ABC transporter permease — translated: MKKKRSIVVLYEIILIAITVIMALPLFLAITISFQRPEAVFSYPPKFFPTSFHWKNYVEAFQYVPLARLFLNSLIVASMITLGKLITGTLAGFAFSHFNFKGKRIMFALLFATLFLPAETVMILPLFLIMKSFGWVNTYWALTVPFMASATNTFLMRQHFLTIPRELQDAALIDGASYIQYFWKILIPLSKHMLAGASIINFVYAWNMYLWPLIVTMQDEMKTVQIGVKMLMQAESANNWGVIMAGTVVALIPTVTMFLALQNLFVKSLVRSGMKG